The genomic segment TGTGAACTCACTGGCGATGCTGCGGAAGGCCGCGAGCTGTCTGGCATTGATCGGGCTGTTGAGCTGCTCGGCCGAGACCAGATGGCTCATCACCAGCGTGATGCCGTGATCGCCGGCATTGATGCGGGGGATGATGGCCTGCGCTTCCGACAGCGTCAGCCCGAGCCGGTTCATGCCGGTGTCGATGTGAATGGCAGCGCCCCCGTTCCAGCCGGTGCGGCGGCAGAACACGTCCCATTCGGCGAGCTCGTGGAGATCGCCGATCACCGGACGGCAATTGATCTTGGCGTAGTGCTCGCCGGTGTTCTGGAAGTAGCCGCCGAGCACGTAGATCGTGGGCTCGGGAACGGCGGCGCGCACCTTGCGCGCTTCCTCGATGGTGGCGACGAAGAAGGTCTTGCAGCCGGCTTTGCTGAGGGCTCGCGACACCTGCTCGGCGCCGCAGCCATAGGCATCGGCCTTGATCACCGCCGAACATTCGGCCGGCACCGCCGTCTTCTCGAGCTTGCGCCAATTGGCGATGATCGCGTCGAGATCGACGGTCAGCACGCCGCCATAGGCCGCGAGCGCGGCGGCCTGGTTGGCCTCCGCGGAGAGTGGGCCGGATTGCGGGATCGATTTCGGGGCGGACGCCATTGTCATGGCGCCGTTTTACGCAAGAGGTAGGTCCGGTTCAAGGAAGTCAGTAGTCGTTGTCGCTGCGAGCCGGCAGCTGACTGTCGGGTGCCAGGTCGCCGAACCGCGTGACCGAGGCTTCGAACGCCAAATCGACGGTGCCGGTCGGGCCATGGCGCTGCTTGCCGATGATGACCTCGGCCTTTCCGTGCGCAAGACTCATGTCGAGCTGCCACTTCTCGTGTTCAGGCGTGCCTGGGCGGGGTTCCTTCATGGCGAGGTAATATTCCTCGCGGTAAACGAACAGCACAACGTCGGCGTCCTGCTCGATTGATCCGGATTCACGCAAGTCTGAGAGCTGCGGCCGTTTGTCGTCGCGGGACTCGACTTGGCGCGATAGCTGGGACAGCGCGATCACGGGAACGTTGAGCTCCTTGGCGAGCGCCTTAAGGCTGGTCGTGATCTCCGTGATTTCCTGCACGCGGCTGTCGCTGGCGCGTTTGCTCGAACCCGAGAGCAGCTGGATGTAGTCGATCACCAGGAGATCGAGACCCTTCTGGCGCTTCAGCCGGCGCGCGCGCGCCATCAGCTGCGCGATCGACAGGCCGCCGGTGGCGTCGACATAGAACGGCAGCGATTGCAGCTCGATCGAGACCTCCCGGATCTTCTCGAAATCGGCTTCCGAGATGCCGCCGCGGCGGATGTGGGAGGAGGGAACACCGGTGCGCTCGGCCACGATACGCGTGGCGAGCTGGTCGGCCGACATTTCGCAGGAGAAAAAGCCGATCACGCCGCCATTGGCGGCCTTCGTGGTGCCGTCGGCCTGGAGTTCCGGAACGTAGGCTCGTGCGACATTGTAGGCGATGTTGGTGGCGAGCGAGGTCTTGCCCATGCCGGGACGGCCCGCGACGATGATGAGGTCGGAGTGCTGCAGGCCGCCCATCTTGGTGTCGAGGTCGCGCATGCCCGTCGAGATGCCCGACAGTTTTCCGTCGCGCTGGAACGCCTTGGCCGCGAGATCGACCGCGACCGCCAGCGCCTGCGAGAACTTCTGGAAGCCGCCGTCATAGCGGCCGGATTCGGCTAGTTCGTACAGCTTTCGCTCGGCGTCCTCGATCTGTGCCCGCGGCTGGAAGTCGACCGGCGCGTCATAGGCGACGTTGACCATGTCCTCGCCGATGCCGATCAGGTCGCGGCGCAACGACAGATCGTAGATGGTGCGGCCATAATCCTGGGCGTTGATGATGGTGGTCGCTTCGGCCGCTAGCCGCGCCAGATATTGGCCGATGGTCATGCCGCCGACGTCGGTATCGGCCGGCAGGAACGTCTTCAGCGTGACCGGGGTGGCGATCTTGCCCATCCGGATCAGGCTGCCGGCGGTCTCGAAGATGGTCTGGTGCAGCGGCTCGAAGAAGTGCTTCGCCTCGAGGAAGTCGGAGACGCGGTAGAAGGCGTCGTTGTTGACCAGGATCGCGCCCAGAAGGCTCTGTTCCGCCTCGATATTGTGCGGCGCGCTCCGATAGGCGGGAGTTCCGGCATCGGGCGCGAGTTTGAGAACGTTCGAATCAGTCAGTGCCATGGTCGGACGTGCTTAGCAATTTTCTTGGGCGGATGCGGGGCCGGGATAAAGCGCCGCCTCGGTGCAAAGCGGAAGCGAAAGCTGACCGCTATCAACCGCTCAGTTAAAATGGTGGATGATTAGCAGCCGCAGCATGCGCCGCGCTTGACTGGATTTTGGCGGAGCTCGCTCGTCCGAAAGGGGCCGCGGTCGCGCCTTGGAAAAATCCTGAAACCCATGAACCCTGTCGGCTGGCGCGCAGACCTATGGGGAGGCGCGCGAAATGACGCAGCGCAGCTGCATTCGGCTCGGCTTTAGACCAGCAGGAGGTAGACCAGCGCAACCAGGGCCGCCCCGACGCCGGTGACGATCAGGGCGTAATCGGTGCGGAGGTCGTCCTGCACGTCGAATGAGGTTTGGGTCTCTTTGCTCATGGCGACGGTCTAAGCCAGGCCCGACCAGACTTATGTGAAACAGATCACATCTCCCCGGATTCTTTCGGGGTCATGCCGGAACAGGCGGAGGGGCAGGGGATTATCTCATTCCCCGCCGACAGGGATACGAGGCGAGCGATGCAGCCAGAACGGCAGCACCAGAACTGGCGAAGCGAGGCAGGCAGCCGGCTTTGGCTGTCCGGGTTGGTCGCCGCCATGAAGCATGCGGAGCGGCCCGAGGTGCGTCGCCAGTCGGTCGCCCCCGAAATCCTGCTGGAATTGCGGGCGCAATTGACGTTAACGGCGTCTTTCCGGACATCCGGGACTTCGACGCTTCGTCACTAGGATCCGGACCTATTCGCCAGCCAGCTTGAGCCTTGGCGTGGCCGCGCCCTCCCGCGCCCGCAGCCGGGCTTCCTCCCGCGGGACGTAGTCGCGGGTCATCGGCACCACGCCCTGGCGACGGGTGATCTGGATCTGGAAGTTCATCATGGCTTGCTTGCGGAACGTCATCTCGCAGGCCGCCAGGTAGAATTCCCACATCAGGGCGAAGCGCTCGTCGTAGAGCTGCACGGCTTCCTCGCGCCGCGCCATGAAGCGCTCGCGCCAAGCCCTCAGCGTCTCGGCATAGTGCAGGCGCAGAATCTCGATGTCGCAGACAAGGAGGCCCGCACGCTCGATCGCCGGCAGCACCTCCGACAGCGCGGGGATGTAGCCGCCGGGGAAGATGTATTTGGCGATCCAGGGATTGGTCGAATCCGGGCCCTGCGAACGGCCGATCGAATGCAGCAGCATGACGCCGTCTTCCTTCAGCAGCTCGGCGCAGCGCTGGAAGTAGGCGTCGTAAAACCTTGCCCCGACATGCTCGAACATACCGACGGAGACGATGCGGTCGAACGTACCGTCGACGTCGCGATAATCCTGGAGCAGGAATCTGGCCGAGCCCGCCACGCCCTTTTCGGCGGCGCGCGCATTGGCGACCTGCAGCTGTTCGGTCGACAGCGTCACGCCGGTGACGTCGGCGCCTGCAATCTCGGCGAAATAGAGCCCGAGGCCGCCCCAGCCGGAGCCGATGTCGAGCACGCGCTGGCCGTCCCTGACGAGAAGCTTCGCGGCGATGTGCCTTTTTTTGGCAAGCTGCGCGTCGTCCAGCGACATCTCGGGCGTCTCGAAATAGGCGCAGCTATATTGCTTGTCGGCGTCGAGAAAGAGCGAATAGAGCCGGCCGTCGAGATCGTAGTGATGCGCAACGTTTTGACGGGAGCGGGGGCGGGGATTGAACTGCTTGAGGTGCCGCGTCAGGTAACGCAGGTGCCACCACGGCTTTGCCCACTGCGGCAATAGGTCGGGTTGATCGAGCAGGATCGCGAGGGCATCAGCTATGCTGCCACGCTCGACCACGAACTCGCCGTTCATGTAGGCCTCGCCAAGCCCCAGCTCGGGATTGATGAGGACCCTCCGCTCGGCGTCCGCGGTGACGAAGCGGACCGCGACCGGCTCGCCGGAGCCGTCGCCGACGGTGAACTTCGATCCGCTGGCGCCGGTCACCGTCAGCGAGCCGCGGCGGATGAATTGAGACAGGAATCGACGCAACAGACGGTCCATCGGCACTCCTCTCGAGCGAACCCGAAAGATGCGACTAACCCGGCCTTCATATCTGACGCCCAGGCGCCGCAGCGGTTCCTATGCGTTTGCATCTAAATCTAGCGAGCCGGTTCCGGCCGCGCTATTGCACTGTATTCAAAGTAGATATTCGAAAACCGCTTAACCACATCCTTGCGCGTGGACCTGCTTCCATTCGCGGCTCAATCGGTTAAAAGGTGACCGCCGCCGCACCGGATGCCGGCTGCTTCGCAGTAAAATTCAACGGAGATCATGGGAATGTCGAGCCGAGCGCTCAGCCTCGCGACGGTGATGCTTCTGATTGGCTTCGGTGCGGCCGATTCCGTCCTTGCGCAGGCGACGAACCTCGAGGCCGGCAAGTCCCCGTCCCAGCTGTTCGCGCAAACCTGCAATGCCTGCCACAAGAGCCCGCGCGGACTGCTGAAGTCCGTGTCGCCCGGCTCGCTGCCCGGTTTCCTGCGCCAGCACTACACCACGAGCTCGGACATGGCGGGCGTCCTCTCCGCCTATCTGGTCTCCAATGGGGCCACCGACACCCGCTACCAGGCCAAGGACGGCAAGAAGGACGGCGCTTCGCCGGAGCAGCAGGGCCGACGCCCGCGCGCGCAGGAGGCCGCCAGGCCCGAGGGCGAGGGCGCCACTCCGGCCGCCGAGGGCACGCGCCAGAAGCGTGCCGCACGGCCGGCCGATGACGGCGCGAAGCCCGAGGGACAGGCTGCGCCCGAGGGACGCAAGGGCAAGCGCCGCGCCAAGCCCGGGACCGAGGAAGCCCCGAAGGTCGATGCGGCCGCACCGGCGACTGACGACAAGAAGAGCGAGCCGAAGCCGGACGCCGTCAAGCCTGACAGTGCCAAGGTCGAGCCGGCATCCGAGAAGCCAGTCGAGGCCAAGCCTGATAGCGCTAAGCCTGATACCGCGAAGGTCGAGCCGCGCAGCGACGCTCCGGCCTCGCGACCCGACCCGGTCCCGCAGGTGACGCCGGCTGCACCTGCCGCCGCGAAGCCTGCCGAGCCGGCGGCGCCAAAGCCGGCCGAAGAGGCTGCTTCCAGGCCGGCCGCGCCCGCAGCCAGCTCCGAGCCGGCGGCCAGGCCGCAGCCGGCCCCGCCCGCGGCGCCGGCCGAGTCCTCCGGTCCGCCGGCACCGCCGATCTCGCGGTAAGTCCCTTAGCTTAGACAGACGAGCGGAGGCCGCCTTCATGGCGACCTCCGCTCCGTATTGACCAGTTCTAGAGTTTTGCTCTAGAGTAATACTCCAGGAGGCGCGATGGCGGCGAGCGTGCGAGACGATCTGTTGGCGGCCGGGCTGATGGTGTTCGACCGCGTCGGCTTCGAGGCCGCGACGGTGGCCGCGATCCGCAGCCGGGCGCGCGCCTCCAATGGCAGCTTCTTCCACGTCTTCGGCTCGAAGAAGGAGCTCGCCGGTGCGTTGTTTCTGGAGGTTCTGCGGCACTATCACGCCGCGGTGCTGGCCGCGCTCGATCCCGTGCCCGATGCCGAGCACGGCATCGATCGCCTGATCCGGGCGCATCTCGACTGGGTCGTCACCAGCCGGCGCGAGGCGCGCTACCTCTTCGAGATCTCGCGCAGCGAATGGGGCGAGGACGTGCGCGACGCCCAGCGGGCGCAGAATGCGCGGCTTGCCGAAGGCATCGAGCGCTGGCGCGCGCCGCTGGTCGCAAGCGGCGAGCTTCTGCCGATGACGCCGGCAATGTTCATCAGCCAGCTGATCGGTCCGGCGCAGATCTTCTGCCGCGCCTTCCTGTCGGGGCGCGACCGCACCGATCCGCGCACCGAGGCGGACACGCTGATCGCCTGCGCCAATCGCGCGCTGAGGCCGTTCGATCGCATCAACAAGCAATAAGGGGAGACCGCATGCGGGCCGACGCTGATCCGGAATTTGCGCCGATTGCCGAGCGCATTCACGCCAATGTCGGCCGGCAGGGTTTCATGAACCTGGTCGGCGCCGAGCTCTCCGAATTGTCGCGCGGCACCTGCACCATCGCCGTACAGCGACGGCCGGAGCTCTTGCAGCAGCACGGCTTCTTCCATGGCGGCGTCACCGCCTTCCTGGTCGACAACGCCACGACGATTGCGGCCGCCACCTCGCGCGGCCAGCCGGCGCTGACGGCGGAATACAAGCTCAATCTGTTGTCGCCCGCGGTTGGCGAGAAGCTGATCTGCCGTGCCAGGGTGATCAAGCCCGGCCGCCAGGTCGCGGTGGTCGCGGCTGACGTGTTCTGCGTCAGCGACGGCGTCGAGAAGCATACGGCCACCGCGCTGGCATCGATCGCGATGCTGAGCGAGGACGTCGCTGCAAAAACGAAAAGCCCGGCCGCGTGAGGCGACCGGGCTGATCCATATCTCGGGCTTCCGGGTCTGGTCCTTCGGACCATCCCGGAATGACGTGATCGGAGTTACTTCTCTTCCGCGGCCGGCGCCGGCGCGACGTCGTCGTGCTGGGCTTCCGGATCGAAGAACTCGCCGGCGGCGGCGATCGCTTCGGCAGCCGCATCGCGATCCTCGTTGCGGGTCGAGATGTCCTCGCCGCGGTTGATGCGCTCGGCCTCGTCCTGGCTGCGTGCGACGGTCACGGTGATCTCGACCTCGACCTCGGGGTGAACGGCAACGGTGATCGAGTGCTTGCCGATGGTCTTGATCGGCGCGTCGAGCTGGATCTGCGGACGGGCGAGCGAAACGCCGTCGGCTTCGAACGCGATCACGATGTCGCGCACGTTGACCGAGCCGAACAGCTGGCCGGCTTCCGACGCCTGACGGATCACGATGATGTTCTTGCCCTCGATCTTCTCGGCGACCTTGGACGCCTCGGCCTTCGAGGCGAGATTGCGCGCTTCGAGCTCGGCCTTCATGCCGTCATACTTGGCCCGGTTGTCGGCGGTGGCGCGCAGCGCCTTGCCGCGCTTGAGCAGGAAATTGCGAGCGTAGCCGTCGCGAACTTTCACGACTTCGCCCATCTGGCCGAGCTTGTTGACGCGTTCCAGCAAAATGACTTCCATATTCGTTCTCCTTTTGAAGTGCTCTGTAGGGTTTCAGTTTCGGGGTTGAACTCAGGGGGTAGGCAGTGGTGGCGGCTGCCGGCTGCGCAGGAAGCGCTCGCGGAAGCCGAACACGGCGTCCGCAAGGCCGAGGATCACCATCGCGATCACGGGCCACCCGAACACGACGACGGCGGCGTAGGTCGAGCCGAGCCAGAACGTGCGGCCGTTCAGCGCGAGCGTCAGCGTATGCAGCACGGCGAAACCCGCCAGCGCATAGCTCATCATCAGCGCAGCGGTGGCGATCTGCGCCACGATGGCCAGCAGCCCACCGGTGAAGCAGAAGGCAAGCGAGATGCACAGCACAACCAGCGTCATCTGCGGCAGCTCGGTGGCCTTGAGATCCGGCCAGGGACGGCGCAGCCGGCCCGATGTCGCGGTCACCTTGGCGCTGAGCCAGAGGTTGAGAGTTAGCGTCATCGTCGCAGCGATGGTGGCGGCGGCCGGTGCGATGCGCACCAAGGCGTCGACGAACTGACTGGCTTCACCCGAAGTTTGCGGGTCGGTGGCGCGCAGGAGGCGCATCAGGCCACGGCGCAACGTGCCGGTGATGGTCTCCGCGTCGGTCCCAAGCGTGAGCAGAGCGGCCATCGTGGTCAGCGTGGCGAAGCCTGCAATCCAGAGCAGGATGCGGCCGACCGGGTACCACTCGATGTCCGGCTCCGCGGCGGGCGCCGTGCCGGTCGCAGGCGCTGTGCTTCCCACCTGACGCCCGAGCAGGACCAGATGGCCGAGCCACCACGCCGGCAACGCGACGGTGACGGCGAAGGCGATGCAGTAGGGCAGGCCGAACAGGGCGCCAAGGCCGATCGCGGCAGCGATGCCGCCGAGGCTCGCGCAAAGCGGGCCCCAGCCGATCGCGGCGACCATCAGAGGGAGCGGAGCGAGATAGAACAGGACGAGCGAGATCAGCGCGCCCGAAATGATCGAGGCGAACATCAGGGCCGACGCAGCGCCGGCGATCAGGGCTATCAGTCCAAAGGCCATCATCAGCTGTCCCGCTCCCTTCGAGCGGTTAGAGGCATCGTTTGCCCCAACCATCGGCGACCGGACGACCCGGAAGCCTTATGAGTTCGAAGTCGCGACCGGCGGCTGAGCGGCCGCCGGTCGAATTGGTCGTATCAGCGAATGACGTAGGGCAAGAGGCCCAGGAAGCGCGCGCGCTTGATGGCGCGGGCGAGCTCACGCTGCTTCTTCGCGGACACCGCGGTGATGCGGCTCGGCACGATCTTGCCGCGCTCGGAGACGTAACGCATCAAGAGCTTGGAGTCCTTGTAGTCGATCTTCGGAGCATTGGCGCCCGTGAACGGGCAGCTCTTGCGACGACGGAAAAACGGGCGGCGTGCACCAGCTTCAGCCATGATTCTTACTCCCCATCCGTGGTTTCAGCTTCGTCACGCGGGCGGCGCGGGCCGCGATCGCCGCGGAAACCGCCCTCGCGGTCGCCACGGAAGCCGCCTTCGCGCTCACCGCGGAAGCCGCCGCCACGATCGTCACGCTCGCGGTCGCGATCGGCCTTGCGCATCATCGCAGACGGGCCTTCCTCGAGCTCCTCGACGCGGACGCTGAGATAGCGGATCACGTCCTCGCTGATGCGCTCCTGGCGCTCGATCTCGGCGATCGCCGCGGAGGGCGCGTCGATGTTGAGCAGCACGAAGTGCGCCTTGCGGTTCTTGTTCATGCGGTAGGTGAGGGACCGCACGCCCCAATTCTCGGTCTTGGTGATCTTGCCGCCGAGACCCTCGACGATACCGGTCATCTGCGCAGTCAGCTCTTCGACCTGCTGCGGGCTCGCGTCCTGACGCGCGAGAAAAACATGCTCGTAAAGAGGCATGGTCGTCCTTTCCTCATGTTGGCGCATCGCCCGGCGTCAAACCCTTAAGAGGCCTTCGGAAAGGACTCTGGGATCAAGCTCAGAAGGCGGAAACACGGGACGACGGGCCGACTGGCCCTGCCACACCAAAATCACGAATGATTTGCTGAGACCGTCCGTTCAGCTCCCGGCCGGGGTCTGCGGATGGGCGCCTTATACGGATTTTGGCCGGCTTTGCAAGGTTGGAGGGGCTGTCCTCCCTTCCCACACCGGCAGGACCTATCCTCCAATACCAAGATTCGCTTGATCTATTTGTTTGTATGACATACAAATAAATCAGCGGAGAGGATCCCATGGCGGAAACGTCGGCCGATGCGCCGCTCGAGGCGGCAGGCGACCCCAAGCACGCCGCGCGCGCGACGCGCTCGGCCGGCCGCAAGATGCGGTCGCTGCTTCTGGATGCTGCGAGCCCGCTGTTTCGGGAGCGGGGGCTGTCCGGCACGGCGATCACCGACATCGCGGCCGCCGCGGACGCATTCCCGAGCCAGATCACCTATTACTTCCGCACCAAGGAGGCGCTGTTCGTCGAATGCGCCTGCCGCGATCTCTTGTACCTGGCGCGTGCCACCGAGCAGGCGGCGCTGAAGGCGAAGACGCCCCGGGAATACACCCGCGCGCTGGCCGAGACCGTGACGGCGAGCGATTCGGTCGCCTTCTTTGCCGAAGCGCTGACGCTGACGCGGCGGCGCCAGGATCTCGCGCCTCTGGTGGAGCGGACCATCGAGCGCCTGCACAGCGAGGGTGCGCGCGCTTATGCAGGGCAGGTCGAGCGGCACGGCTGGCGCTCGCTGCGCGCGCCCGATGAAAGCTCGCGGCGCTTCTGGGCCGTCGCCATCGGCGTCATGCTCGAAGGCTATGCGATGGGCCGTTCGCCCGAGGCGCTCTGTGCCGAGATGCTGCGCGTGCTGGGCGAGCAGGCGAAATCCACTGAAGACACCGGGCGCCTGCGTCTCGTCGAGGCGCGTGAAGCATCCGACAAATCGAATGGAGAGGGCTAGGCCATGACCGCGCTTCGCATGCGTGCCCGCGATTTCCTGACCGATGATCAATTGGCCGAGGTGCGCCAGCGCGCGACGTGGAAAGGCGCTGCGCTGATCGCGCACGCCTGGGCCCTGATCATTGGAGCCATCGCGCTGGTGGCGTGGTGGCCCAATCCGCTCACCTATATCTTCGCTGTCGCCGTCATCGGCTCCCGCCAGCTCGGTCTTGCGATCCTGATGCATGACGGTGCGCATGGCTGCCTGTCCGCCGACGAGAAAACCAATCTGGCGCTGAGCCAGTGGTTCTGCGCCTATCCGCTGTTTGCGGAGACGCGCAGCTACCGGCGCTATCACCTTCAGCATCATGCGCGCACCCAGCAGGAGGACGACCCGGATCTGGTGCTGTCGGCGCCGTTTCCGATCACCGGGCTGAGCTATCGCCGCAAGTTCATCCGCGACATCACCGGGCAGACCGGCTATCAGCAGCGCAAGGCGCAGCTGCTCAACGCGCTCGGGCCAAGGGACTGGTCATGGCGGCAGCGTGCGGCGCATTTCTGGGAGATGCTCGGCCCGCAATGTGTGGTCAACGGGATCATGTTGGCCGCGCTCGCCGCGGCCGGCGTGTGGTGGGCCTATCCGCTGCTCTGGCTGGTGCCGCTGCTGACCTGGATGATGGTCATCACCCGCATCCGCAACATCGCCGAGCACGCCGTCGTCCCCGACAGCAGTGACCCCTTGCGCAACACGCGCACGACGCATGCCAATTTTCTCGAGCGCCTGTTCATCGCGCCGTATTACGTGAACTATCACCTCGAGCATCATCTCTTGTTCTACGTGCCCTGCTACAATTTGCCGAAGGTGCACCGGCTGCTGAGCGCGAGCCGGTACGCGGGCCGCATGGAAGTGCAGCCGAACTACGTTTCGGTGCTGCGGCTGGCCACCGCAAAGCCGAACCGCGAGGATCGGCCCGGGCAACTCGTCAACAGCGCGCGCCGCGCGCAGGCCGGGGCGGACGTCGATGCCAACCAGACCGCCGGCGGGTTTTGAGGGGCCCATTCCCCGTTGAATGCTGCTCCAGGTTCCCGTCTCGGCTTGACAGTGCGGCCCCGGACGGTGTCTACGGCCCCCTTTGGAGCATGATCCGGAACCATGGCCCAAGGAACCATGGCCAAGGAACCACGGACCAGGCCGCGCGTAATCGGCTGCCGGTTCTCGAAAGGGATCATGCCTGACAAGCAGGGAGCGCCGATGACGGCTGCATTCACATTTCCTGGGCAGGGTTCCCAGGCGGTCGGCATGGGCAAAGCCCTGGCCGAGGCCTTTCCGGTGGCGCGCGCCGTGTTCGACGAGGTCGATGCCGCGCTCGGCGAGAAGCTGACGGCCATCATCTGGGAAGGTCCGGCCGAAACCCTCCAGCTCACCGAGAACGCCCAGCCGGCGCTGATGGCGGTATCTGTCGCGACTTTGCGCGTGCTCGAGGCTGAGGCTGGTTTTTCCGTGGGACGAGACGCGGCCTTCGTCGCCGGCCACTCGCTCGGTGAATATTCGGCGCTGGCAGCGGCCGGCAGCCTGACGGTGTCGGATACTGCGCGTCTGCTTCGCACCCGCGGTCTCGCAATGCAAAAGGCGGTCCCGGTCGGCGCCGGCGCGATGGCCGCGCTGCTCGGTCTCGATTACGAGGCCGCCATGGAGGTCGCCGGCGAGGCGGCGCAGGGGCAGGTCTGCCAGGCCGCCAACGACAATGGCGGCGGCCAGGTCGTCGTCTCCGGCGACAAGGCCGCGGTCGATCGCGCCGTCGAGATCGCCAAGGCCAAGGGCGCCAAGCGTGCGATGCTGCTGCCGGTGTCCGCCCCGTTCCATTGCAAGCTGATGCAGCCGGCTGCGGATGCGATGGCGGAGGCGCTCTCGAAGGTCACGATCAAGGCGCCGGCGGCACCGCTGGTCTCGAACGTGCTGGCGAGCGCCATCACCGATCCCGACGAGATCCGCCGCCGCCTGGTCGAGCAGGTCACCGGCACGGTGCGCTGGCGCGAGTCGGTGGCCTATATGGCCGGGCAGGGCGTCACCCGCTTCTTCGAGATCGGTGCCGGCAAGGTGCTGACCGGTCTCGTCAAGCGCATCGCGGACGGCGCGGTCGGCATTGCGGTCGGCGGCCCGAACGACATTGCCGCCGCCAAGGATGCATTGGCCGCTGCGAAGCAGGCTTAAGGGAGTCATCAATGTTCGATCTGACTGGCCGAAAGGCGCTCGTCACCGGCGCGACCGGCGGCATCGGCGGCGCGATCGCGCAGGCGTTGCACGCGCAGGGCGCCACCGTCGCCATATCAGGGACGCGCAAGGAGGTGCTGGACGAGCTGGCCGGCAAGCTCGGCGAGCGCGCCCATGTGCTGCCCTGCAATCTCTCCAAGGCCGATGAGGTCGAGGCGCTGGTGCCGGCTGCGGAAGCGGCGATGGGCCAGGTCGACATTCTCGTCGCCAATGCCGGCATCACGCGCGACAATCTCTTCGTGCAGCTTCGCGACGAGGACTGGGACGAGGTCATCAACGTCAATCTGACCGCGACCTTCCGCCTGGCGCGCGCCGCGACCAAGCTGATGATGCGCAAGCGCTTCGGCCGCATCGTCGCCATCACCTCGGTGGTCGGCGTCACCGGCAATCCCGGGCAGGGCAATTATACGGCGTCGAAGGCCGGCCTGATCGGCATGATCAAGACGTTGGGGGCCGAATACGCCAAGCGCGGCGTGACCGCGAACTGCATCGCGCCCGGCTTCATCAAGACGCCGATGACCGATGCGCTCAACGACAAGCAGCGCGAAACGATTCTGACCAAGGTTCCGGCCGCCCGCCTGGGAACGCCCGAGGACATCGCGGCGGCCGCCGTCTATCTGAGCTCGAACGAAGCAGCCTATGTCACCGGGCAGACCATCCACGTCAACGGCGGCATGGCCATGATCTGATGTCTCGTGCCGCAGCGCCCGTCAGGGCGGTGCGGCATGCGGCAAACGGCCGTTTCCGGAGCGAAATGAGGCTTGTAGTCAAGGCAATTGAAGTATGATAACCGGACCTTCAACGGATGGGCAAAGAACGCCATTGCAGGTTTTTGAAACCCTGTATATTGGCGATGCGGAGCCTTTGGCCGTCGTTCGCCGGGGCCTCCATCGGTTAGGATGGGCCAAATCAAGTTCGTAAGCGAAGGCAGTCAAACGACCACGACGGCTCGTATCGTCCCGGGGGGTCGGGTCTACAGGGAACAACACGAGGTTAAGCAATGAGTGACATTGGCGAGCGGGTTAAGAAGATCGTGGTCGAACACCTTGGTGTTGAACCCGAG from the Bradyrhizobium sp. WBAH42 genome contains:
- a CDS encoding cyclopropane-fatty-acyl-phospholipid synthase family protein encodes the protein MDRLLRRFLSQFIRRGSLTVTGASGSKFTVGDGSGEPVAVRFVTADAERRVLINPELGLGEAYMNGEFVVERGSIADALAILLDQPDLLPQWAKPWWHLRYLTRHLKQFNPRPRSRQNVAHHYDLDGRLYSLFLDADKQYSCAYFETPEMSLDDAQLAKKRHIAAKLLVRDGQRVLDIGSGWGGLGLYFAEIAGADVTGVTLSTEQLQVANARAAEKGVAGSARFLLQDYRDVDGTFDRIVSVGMFEHVGARFYDAYFQRCAELLKEDGVMLLHSIGRSQGPDSTNPWIAKYIFPGGYIPALSEVLPAIERAGLLVCDIEILRLHYAETLRAWRERFMARREEAVQLYDERFALMWEFYLAACEMTFRKQAMMNFQIQITRRQGVVPMTRDYVPREEARLRAREGAATPRLKLAGE
- a CDS encoding TetR/AcrR family transcriptional regulator; translated protein: MAASVRDDLLAAGLMVFDRVGFEAATVAAIRSRARASNGSFFHVFGSKKELAGALFLEVLRHYHAAVLAALDPVPDAEHGIDRLIRAHLDWVVTSRREARYLFEISRSEWGEDVRDAQRAQNARLAEGIERWRAPLVASGELLPMTPAMFISQLIGPAQIFCRAFLSGRDRTDPRTEADTLIACANRALRPFDRINKQ
- the rplI gene encoding 50S ribosomal protein L9 gives rise to the protein MEVILLERVNKLGQMGEVVKVRDGYARNFLLKRGKALRATADNRAKYDGMKAELEARNLASKAEASKVAEKIEGKNIIVIRQASEAGQLFGSVNVRDIVIAFEADGVSLARPQIQLDAPIKTIGKHSITVAVHPEVEVEITVTVARSQDEAERINRGEDISTRNEDRDAAAEAIAAAGEFFDPEAQHDDVAPAPAAEEK
- a CDS encoding PaaI family thioesterase, with product MRADADPEFAPIAERIHANVGRQGFMNLVGAELSELSRGTCTIAVQRRPELLQQHGFFHGGVTAFLVDNATTIAAATSRGQPALTAEYKLNLLSPAVGEKLICRARVIKPGRQVAVVAADVFCVSDGVEKHTATALASIAMLSEDVAAKTKSPAA
- a CDS encoding replicative DNA helicase, coding for MALTDSNVLKLAPDAGTPAYRSAPHNIEAEQSLLGAILVNNDAFYRVSDFLEAKHFFEPLHQTIFETAGSLIRMGKIATPVTLKTFLPADTDVGGMTIGQYLARLAAEATTIINAQDYGRTIYDLSLRRDLIGIGEDMVNVAYDAPVDFQPRAQIEDAERKLYELAESGRYDGGFQKFSQALAVAVDLAAKAFQRDGKLSGISTGMRDLDTKMGGLQHSDLIIVAGRPGMGKTSLATNIAYNVARAYVPELQADGTTKAANGGVIGFFSCEMSADQLATRIVAERTGVPSSHIRRGGISEADFEKIREVSIELQSLPFYVDATGGLSIAQLMARARRLKRQKGLDLLVIDYIQLLSGSSKRASDSRVQEITEITTSLKALAKELNVPVIALSQLSRQVESRDDKRPQLSDLRESGSIEQDADVVLFVYREEYYLAMKEPRPGTPEHEKWQLDMSLAHGKAEVIIGKQRHGPTGTVDLAFEASVTRFGDLAPDSQLPARSDNDY
- the alr gene encoding alanine racemase, which translates into the protein MASAPKSIPQSGPLSAEANQAAALAAYGGVLTVDLDAIIANWRKLEKTAVPAECSAVIKADAYGCGAEQVSRALSKAGCKTFFVATIEEARKVRAAVPEPTIYVLGGYFQNTGEHYAKINCRPVIGDLHELAEWDVFCRRTGWNGGAAIHIDTGMNRLGLTLSEAQAIIPRINAGDHGITLVMSHLVSAEQLNSPINARQLAAFRSIASEFTGVPAALANSSGIFLGAPFQFDLVRPGAALYGVNPTPEADNPMQQVVDLKARIVQIRTIDRGETVGYGGTWTARRPTKLAIIAVGYADGYFRAASSNDGTRGADVIVAGKRCPIAGRISMDLIAIDITDLAPNAVRRGHMVTLLGEGITVDELAHHFGTIGYEVLTSLGHRYARVYKGGNVEEPLTKPEPASNAGQPPAPPIEQPPALPPLPS
- a CDS encoding transcriptional regulator, with translation MQPERQHQNWRSEAGSRLWLSGLVAAMKHAERPEVRRQSVAPEILLELRAQLTLTASFRTSGTSTLRH